From the Xiphophorus hellerii strain 12219 chromosome 20, Xiphophorus_hellerii-4.1, whole genome shotgun sequence genome, the window AAGACTATTTTCTGCTCTACTAACAATCTGACTATAAAAGTGAAGACAAATCTACAAACACTGTATTGTTTTCCTTTCGCTTCACGGTATATGTTCAACTTTGTCATGCAAAATCTcttaaaaattttaagaaatgtagTAAATGTTGTCGAACAGACATCTtttcttgaatgttttttttatagtattGAGGTTTTTCTACCtacaacaaactgaaatatgtttttagacAGCGGCTTATTTGTTGTTCTTCATCATCTGACCTTTATGTGACTGTGACAGGTTAAATATGTCTGCgttcttcttttctttactCGGACAGGCATTGGGAAGTTCATCGCCTTGGACTTTGCACGGCGTGGGGCGCGGGTAATCCTAGCATGCCGAAGCGAGCCCCGTGGCACAGCCGCCCTTAATGAAATTAAGCAGGCTACAGGAAACGCAGACATCCACCTGCGCATTGTGGACCTCTCCTCCATGGACTCGGTCAGAGCGTTCGCAAAGAGGATTCTCGAGGAGGAGAAAGCACTGCACATACTCGTGAACAATGCGGCCGTATCAGGTGACACAAACGTACAATTGAAAATGCTCGCCACTGTACAAGCGAAGCCCGTGTTTACTCCTGCCGGATTCCTCAGTCCCAGTCCGGCAGCAGACTTTaacatttgtaaatgtaaaCCAACCCTTAGCAAAAGCAAGCTAGCCTCTGCTTCACTTGAGTTAGGCTTGTCTGTAAAGCAAAGAGTTGAGGACTAACTGGAACATGAACTCCCCCAGCCCCCAAAGAGCCTCCTGCTTGTTAAACACCATCTGTTAGGCATATGACAGCAGAAAATATGCCGTTCCAAAGGCAttccaaaaaaagagaaagcctGACCCTCACttttttgagaataaataaaccCACTCTGTGACAgctatttctttttgtttcaactTGGCATTACAGAGTaacagataatttttttttttctggttaacAAGTGATGAGAGCGACTAAAGTAGCTCTCTGTGTCACAACCTTGTGATGAGCGGCAGAGtttaatgcttttctttttatccacaGCATTCAGTTTGGCATTTTCTTACTGAATGACGAGCTGTGAGCGAGGCTGGAGTTCGGAAATGTTTATTGGCAGCTGCAGGAAATCTCACTGAAACTTATATTCAGTGTTAACAgaggttaaaaacagaaagagcactacgcacacacacacacacgacaaAATGATTAAATCAAGCAAGAAGACAGATAAGGCGAGTAATTACTGGCAAAACAAGTTTGATGAGTTAAAGAAATCCATCAGTTAGACTGGATTACGATGCAGTCATGATTAGATTATCATGGAAACACTGACTGTATGTATATGTTATACTGAGAAAGGCAgcatgattaaataaaatgcagaattaTTCTGAAGTTAGGGTCATACATAAACATAATGTTAGTATCTTGggttgttttggtgttttgattGTCATTATGTTCCTTGGTTTTGCATTTCGATTACACGAGTCACTTTTCTACTCTAGCGGTTTTGGTTtactatgtttatttattccttATGTCTAGTTATATGTTACTCTTCTCCTGGGGAAATCTTCCTATTTTCCCTGTTGTGTGCTCTCCATCACCCCTTGTGCCATtttttctctcgctctctcctCAACCTGCAACCTGTTAACCAATCAGCCTGGTCTATTGTTTAAAAGTTCACACTACCTGTATTTATTcacctctctctgtctcttaaTTTCTTCTTGCTGGTTCGTCCCGTCAGATCCTGTTAAATCTCATTAACACGATCTGATGTATTTCCTGTGACTTCTCTGTTCTCCCTACTGGCTTTTGGTTcctggtttttgtgtttttgttttgctctggctccctgtgctccctgcattttttttatttattttttttaagtttgtcaGTCATGTTTTTTCGGTAAACATTCTTCATTTACTCGATGCCTCTGCCTTTGGGTGCTAAATCACCACAAGCAGCAACAACAtgacaagataaaataaaagataaaacaagataaaatatTACGTTGTAAAAAGCAGtatttctaaaacatgtagCGGTACTTTTCACgattaataataacaaatatatGAACTACAAACAAACTCAAGTAAAATTTGCTAAAACTGAGctaaaaaaagcaatttatcagggatgatgaatatgatggatatttcttaaaacagtataatataataaatgtatgagtaaaacttgattttttttttctctgcactTATCTTTACATCTGTTGATGGCAGGTTTGCCCAGACAGATGACCAAAGACGGGTTTGAGGCTTCCTTTGCCACCAACCATTTAGGACCATTTCTGCTCACGAATCTGCTGCTGGGTAAGGcctgcatgttttctctgtaaCGGCATCATGGATACTGACTAATATTACACAGTTCATTTCCAGTGATTTGATCTCTCTTACATCATCCGAAACCTCTGCGTGTCCTGCGTCTTTTCTCTCCAGACCTCGTAAAGCGCTCGGCTCCGGCACGTATTGTCACCGTCAGTTCGCTGAACCACAAGAGGGGCAAAGTGGACTTCTCTCACTTTCATGGCCAGAACCTCGTGTACTGCATGGATCAAGTCTACAATCACACCAAGCTGCATAACATCATCTGCACCAATGAGCTGGCACAAAGGTTACAGGGCACAGGTAAGGTTAAGTCCAATAAGGAGATGACAATGTTACTAGCAGCGACGCAGCGATCCACTTTTCTCACACACTGATCCAGATATCTGAGGTTCAGTATCGGCCAAcaccgatccgatacagaaaaacagcactgAATTCACTcagaatatttctttttttaaaagacactCATAAATGCACCAGTAATGTACACTTAAATAtaccaacagcttcacaagaagtagatgtaaaaaaaaaatttttttaaatccaactttaatttgttcagtcagtgcaattaggagtaaaACAGCCAacgtaaaatgaataaataacaaacaaaaacaacaggttgACTACCTTGATCAATCATAAAACTcaaaaccttctttcaaatggttcagaaagtgcaattggaaattctaaatataatgtaaaataattcataGAGCTAGACTGCATAGATCTGCCCTTGCACTTTGTCACCAATACCCAATctagagcctttttcaatatcGGGACTGGTAGAGATATTAGTAtctgatcggtgcatctctacttgCTACTAATTTACTTGGAAATACAGAAAATTCTAGTTTAATACTTTAGCTTGAAATCACAATCTcagtgttttacattttaaaaattgacagACACGTAGTGGGATTAGCTCAAAAGATTTTCCCACTTTCCTTTCTCTGCTTGCTCAAAATTGGCTGACATTATGCAGGAGGTCAGACTCCCGAACGTGGCCCCCTTCCTCATCTGAGATAAATCTTATGGAGAACTTTCCGGCCCTTCCTAAACGACAGTGAAGGAAAACAGTGCAACTGTCTCCGAACAGCGTCTGGTAGGTCATGGTTGCTACTAAACAAAAACCGTCAACAAATCAAGAAGCTCACTCCAGGAAGTGAAGGCATGCAACTGTGATTAGAAAaagcttttcagtttttttatagTTCTCACTTTAACGTACACAAATGAAGAGCTGGCATTTTGTTATTTAGGTGCATATTTAGTCTGGACACTAATAATGGTTGTTGGTGAAGAAGGAGTTCAGTGAGCAAGAAGAGAAGAATGATGGTTTAGTGCCATATGGAGACCTAAGATAAACAAAGgtggagaaaaaacaagattttggCCTgtagtttttgtgtgttttaaaaattggGGTAATTCCAGGGTGTATGTACTGTACACTCACCAGGTCCAATGGATTCTATATTATTTAGAAGTGGATCATCCCAACTCTCAGTTCCTTCatatttctgctcatttcctgGTGTCTCATCACAAGCTGAGTGTTTTTCAATCAAACTTCTAGTAGCAGCGCACAGCGTAGAAAGAACATTTGGGAGGCTGTTCCAGGGAACCGACCGTTTTAAATTAGCTgtaccatttcataagaagcgTACATGAAACAGTATATTCAGTCAGAAGTACATATGTGACTAACAACAACTGTCATTTCTCTACAACTTGCTAAATGACATTTAAGTAAACATTCACATGGGATTGGCTATTTGTTACGCTTGCATCTTTAATTTTGACCCTGTGAGAATCAGAGGAAATTCACAAGGACTTCAGACTTGTGCAAGctatttcagtttcaaaaactTGCATTATTCTCTACATTTGTTAATCCCCGAAAGAAAAATTGTTCAtctttaagaaacaaaaatgaatgtatTCTTATCAACTCTTACCTTATTACAAATTTGTAGTGGTCCaagtcattttttatgttttctcttatGTCCCGGCAGGTGTCACAGCCAACTCCGTCCACCCCGGCGTTGTCATGACGGAGGTGATGCGACACTATCCGTTCTGGGTCCGTTACCCTTTTAACCTCAtcggttttttcttttttaaggtaAGAGCGTTGTTTATTGCTTCCATGCACAGTAACTCGCGCAAagggttttaaaaacattaaaccgCTGCTTATTGTTCAAGTCTCATCCTGTTACATCAGGGTCTCGTAATCTGAGACACGGGTCTGGTTTAGTGCATGTGCAAAGATGGAGTCAATCCAAAATACACACATGAAATGAAAAGCATGGGGTTCCATCTTTTGAAATATGTCCCGTTGTAATTACATCCAGATCACATCTTCAAAAGCGCGCACACATTTATTTGAGCATATTTTGTTTcttacaaacattttgaaatcgTTGTGAAGATGCGATCGGCGTCTGCCTGAAAACTCGGAAAGTAAAGGTCGCACATGGGATATCTGGAACGAATCAAGTTCAAGGGCAGCAGCCAATAATCAGAGAGAGcaaagctgaactttgaccGGCTGTAAAATTgcacaatggatggatgatgttTGCACAAAGGAAACTTAGCAGAAAAGTAGAAACAGGCAAGAAGAAAAGTGGAGAACATGAAGAGTGTAAATAAATGGGCTATTTACTCTGAGGTTATCCGCAGAGCAGCAGAacagattttcttaaaaaaatcaactcagCTTTGTAAAAGTCTATGAGACCCACTGAATAATCCTTCTTCAAAGAACACAGACTGTCGTCCTTTACGACTCCTGTTGTTGTAAATGACTTTATATAAATCTCTGACCAAGGCGTCAGGATAAGAAACAgtgaagaaattttttttatttctttcaggttttttttgttgttttttttacaatttagatgcaaaattaagacatttttggttttcattttttaactttaaaattcaTAGGTGAAATATCTCATTTACtctttgttttgcagttctTTCAATTTctctaatttcttttaagttgcaACTGGAAACTTCAAAGAGtatatgcctttttttttttttttttttaataaatctgacatttttattccCTGCATTTTACTCTGATGTTTTTACTCGTCTcgcctgttttgtttttcagctttaaaactttcacatctttttttctcGCCTCACAATTTCACACTAGCTCCTGGCAGCCTGCAGCGTAAACCCTAATGCTTGGACAGTTTAGCGGCAGACAAAAATCTGCAGCTGGTATAAAGTTTTTCCAGATGGACATGAGCTGGATAACTCAAGGAGAaagtgtacaaaaaaaaaaacacttaatccCAGTAGCTTCAGTGGAGTCTAACAAGCAAAACACGCAACCTGGATTTTCTAAGAAACAGCTGTAACGAAGGACgtttagtcatatttttttaaagaaacctcATAATGTGAACTATATCATGGACGTTAAACAAGCTGGGTTGGAAATAAACATCTTAGCTTTCAAATGTTGCTGTATTTCTTCAGTGTGTTCAAGGTTTTCTTCTAAATTATGAGGTGCTAACAGAAGACTTACAACATCATCTACTCCCTCTTAGTATTTCTGCTCATCGTATTTTTTCTCTAACCCATGTTGTAAATCTGCTATTGTAAATctaattttgaaatgaaaatacatCTTTAGTTTTCTGGGGGTTTGTTGTTCTACTTTCTGTTTTATGGGTTATGCATGCTAGTGTAGCAATGATTATTTGGTGTTTAGTGAGGTTTAAATCAAAtggagcaaaaaacaaacatttttttgtgttttcacttaTTGTGGGCAAAATAATTTGAAGCTGTCCTCTTCTGTTGCAGCCTCAGCTTCTTAAAGTAAGAGTTTTGACTCTTGCTTACAAAAATGCTCCAGTCACACCACAGTGGTTTGCGTCTGGGCGTGAGTTGAACTTCAACTGACtggttgctttgtttttgaacaAGTCTGTTGTGAATTAGCGAATCAGTTCGGGGTTTCCTGCTTGGTGACACAACTTCAGCTTcagatgttttcacttttaGAATGCTTTGATTCACTCACCTCTGCAGacgggaaaaaaatgtttcatttcttatATATCGCATGTGATTCCCGTATTGGTCCTCATCAGCTATAaatcctggagaaaaaaaaacatcagaaaatctgcaaaaagcTTTTCTGCGATTATAAGAAATGCTTCCTTGCTTAAATGCCATTaaaggttttacattttattattgggAAGGGTGTACATCATTTTTGACATGCTACCTTTTATTAAAATGCgctaaagattattttttctttaagaaatgtctgcatcaatttcaattgaaaataaacttgatagaatgaaaataattgtaCATCTAAACCTGAGAGGGGTACGCGTGATTTCGGGCCTAATGCTAAGTGTGGAAGAAATGGATCAATACAAATCTGAGAAGATATAAATTTTATCTCTGAAGAATAAATGCTATTATCACAATTATTTTATAACAAAGAtctaagaaatgttttatttaacattttaggCAGCATATCTATAATTGTgattcattttttccccccccaataAGATTTACACATAGCAAATCTTTTCACTGTCTGTATATTGTTGTGATTTTGCTCGGGAAAGGGAagactttatgttgtttgtttgtttgtttgttttagttacagttaaaaaaaaaagatgtttagtCTTGcgtttaaaaatgcaaaaacaaaaaagtagtaAAAGCAGTGGTCTTGAATAAAGTCATTCTTTTATGGATCTGGATGTACTCAGTGTGAAGCTGCGAAAggaaattgcctttttttttcctcaactcTAAAGGTTCATGGTTGGAACTATTCAGAAAGTCATCTGGGTTGACAAAAAGTCAACTTCTGTTTGGAGAGAAGTTAGCCACCATCATATTTTACTGCGGGTGTGGTATTCTTTCAGTGGCCTGCAGGTAGCAAATGGTTTAAGTTTTGTTTCCTCCAAGCCTTTCacaagttttggattttttgtttgtttgtttgtttattattattagtttgtttttcccAGACATATGAAACTGACGAGTCTCAGGCAGGTTCTTAGCTTCAGGTTTACAGCAGTATATGTAATGTTCCTGTTGACCCTTATTTTCTTCAATTACTGGTGACTAACTGCCTTTGCATGTTGCGTAATGTCCCTTAAAACCTTGCAAATAGTAAATGTCAGGGAAATTTATCCAGAACAGCTTAACTTTAGTTCAGGTTCATTGGATTATCGATGGAAACTCAAGAAGACTGAAAGCTGAAACCGAATGTATGTCAACAAAGTATTAGTGTCATAATCCCACACACTTGTGCCACCAGGTTATTATGTTCCtttcttagtttttctttatctcacaaaaaaaaaaactggtgcTTTTAGGGGCTTCAACAGCTTGGAGAGCCACTAATTTTTTAAGGTAGTTTTTACAATGCTGAGAAATCACTCAGTTGTCTGGGAACACAGCCAAAGTAAAACAAGCTCATTCTGAGACcatcctatttatttattacagataAATAGGATAGGAGCTTCAGAAAGCTACACTTTCTGCTCTTTGGTCTGTCGATTTGCAACATGGCGGAGATTTCACCAAACTTCCTGGCTGCATATTCACACCTGTCGCTTCTCAGAAATCTACCTGCAGAGGTGGGGGGGGTTGTTTGCTGCACATGGACACTAACGCTCTGCCGTCATTGTCTccctccacagtcaccagaaGAGGGCGCTGTCAGCCCGATCTACTGCGCAGTGTCCGAGGAGCTGGAAGGGGTGACCGGGAAGTACTTTGACAGCGACTGCGCCCTGGTGCTTCCTGCCCCTTTAGCTCGAGATGCCGCGCTCGCCGTGAAGGACTTTGAGTTCTGCGAGAAGCTGACCTCAAAGCTCTAGAAGCAGCTGCCTGACAAGGACTGAGACCCAGACAAACAAAAGTGAGATAAAGTGGGTCAGCTGGAACCTTTTCGCACAGTTTATCCATTATTTCCTGCCAAATGAACCGCAATGATTGCCTTATTAATACGTTAAATGGCCCAGGTTTTCCACGGGGTTACCTTCTTGTGCCTTGAAACCTTTGGCACATTTTCGCAACACGTCTCTCAAGAATTACTCCAGAACCTCCAACGCATGACGCAATCACTTCCCTTTTATTGTTTGATTCATTTAGACACAGCGAAACATTCATAGCATTCAGTGCTTTTTCTGAACAATTTACACAACTTTCCTCCCTCCGGCGCCCGTGGCCTCGCTATTTGTCTGCAGGGACACAGATTTAAGAGAGGAAGGCGGTCACGTTAACACTTTTCCaatcaagaaaaaacaagatggcGCCAGTTACCTTTCTGACTGCGCTCCACTATTTCCTGGATGAGCTCTTCGAACCCCGGAGCCACGTGATCCACCTGTCTGGGTGAAAGACGAACAGCTACCTCCAACGTCTTGTCCTGGAAAcgacgcgcacacacacacacacacacaaaatgttataaaataacTGACGTTTTTCACTCGGACGTTGAGGACGACGCGGGCCGCGTGCTCACAGGATTTCCGTCGTGCTCCGTCAGAGGAGCCTGCTGGACGGTGATCTCTTCGAGCTGGCCGTCCTCTAACCGAGCCTCCATGTCTTTCTTACCGTTCTGCTGCTGACGCACAAGGGCACCAAgaataaattcattcattcattaatttgaAGGTTAAAAGTGGTGTTGGGATAAAgcataaagagagagagaaatcttAATTTGTCTTATGGATAAATTCTTCACTTTGTTTCTTTAGTTAaccaaacagtaaaaaaaaaaaattcccaaatGGGACACATAATTGCACCAAGGT encodes:
- the LOC116710581 gene encoding retinol dehydrogenase 12, with translation MFFTDIFCHPLWAALSALLALVVRLQRRAIWDPQACSVRLRGKTAIVTGANTGIGKFIALDFARRGARVILACRSEPRGTAALNEIKQATGNADIHLRIVDLSSMDSVRAFAKRILEEEKALHILVNNAAVSGLPRQMTKDGFEASFATNHLGPFLLTNLLLDLVKRSAPARIVTVSSLNHKRGKVDFSHFHGQNLVYCMDQVYNHTKLHNIICTNELAQRLQGTGVTANSVHPGVVMTEVMRHYPFWVRYPFNLIGFFFFKSPEEGAVSPIYCAVSEELEGVTGKYFDSDCALVLPAPLARDAALAVKDFEFCEKLTSKL